From Chryseobacterium gallinarum, one genomic window encodes:
- a CDS encoding ATP-dependent nuclease, whose amino-acid sequence MHIKHITIQNFRNFKNFEIDFSEGFQTIIGENNIGKSNLYWAIRLVLDKNLSYNSRNLELKDFHGFRNKLNIDDYILVSIEMFSKKLSEFPTFHALKTSDDTARVTFLFAHKLKFNSEFEIGETIEMSDFRWQLFGGGNSLKIDDILQLTSIRMSDLEGINLYYLNAFRNTSTDLHGSTKSLLSKFCISRENSDGELQEVKDILRKSSDSLNKLSFIPKIASNIEEKGKNIAGDYFSFPISLSFISNYDIDAWSQLNVYYNPTDGVNIPIQTLGLGQKNILYLSLFIAELENSSSDFEINILLIEEPEAHLHPQLQKVLFSNLNQLKTTQVFLSSHSTHIASDCEYKNLNILYLNLLKEVKSFSPFKENLLLDRERLLLKRYLDATRSEIFFSSAIIYVEGVSEQFIIPIIAKEKYNIDLTEHNISIVPIHSRFFDPYLKLVNDNNLEIPAAAIIDGDLHLTDEESSFIATAKKLEVENRVIVCEGTNTLEIDIFPNSDTNSKYLEQCFINLGHPISYQNLLEITKSNKDLWQTELLKRIDGTIKKGRFAQELSLLIDKDFIVPPYIERAIKHIISCKKLQYGLS is encoded by the coding sequence ATGCACATTAAACACATAACTATACAAAACTTTAGAAACTTCAAAAATTTTGAAATTGACTTTTCTGAAGGATTTCAGACTATAATAGGTGAAAATAATATAGGTAAAAGCAATCTATATTGGGCAATAAGATTAGTTCTAGACAAAAACTTATCCTATAACTCAAGAAATTTGGAACTGAAAGACTTTCATGGATTTAGAAATAAATTAAATATCGATGATTATATTCTTGTTAGTATAGAAATGTTTAGTAAAAAGCTTTCTGAATTTCCAACTTTCCATGCATTAAAAACATCAGATGATACAGCAAGAGTCACATTTTTGTTTGCTCACAAATTAAAATTCAATTCAGAATTTGAGATTGGGGAAACTATTGAAATGTCTGATTTTAGATGGCAACTTTTCGGAGGTGGTAATAGCTTAAAAATAGATGATATTTTGCAATTAACATCAATAAGAATGTCAGATTTAGAAGGAATTAATTTATACTATTTAAATGCTTTCAGAAATACTAGTACTGATTTGCATGGCTCAACTAAATCCCTTTTAAGTAAATTTTGTATCTCTAGAGAAAATTCAGATGGAGAACTTCAAGAAGTAAAAGACATATTGAGAAAATCATCTGATAGTCTAAATAAATTATCTTTTATTCCTAAAATCGCTTCCAATATTGAAGAAAAAGGGAAAAATATCGCAGGGGACTATTTTTCATTTCCTATATCTTTAAGTTTTATCTCAAATTATGACATAGATGCATGGAGCCAACTTAATGTTTATTACAACCCTACAGATGGAGTAAATATTCCCATCCAAACTCTTGGATTAGGGCAGAAGAATATACTTTACTTGAGCTTATTTATTGCGGAACTAGAAAACTCAAGTAGTGATTTTGAAATCAATATTTTATTAATAGAAGAACCGGAAGCACATTTGCATCCACAATTACAAAAAGTTCTATTTTCTAATCTTAATCAATTAAAAACTACACAAGTCTTTCTCTCATCACATTCAACTCACATAGCTAGTGATTGTGAATATAAAAATTTGAATATTTTGTATTTAAATTTATTAAAAGAGGTTAAATCTTTTTCTCCTTTCAAGGAAAACCTATTATTAGATAGAGAAAGATTATTATTAAAAAGATATTTGGATGCTACAAGAAGTGAAATTTTCTTCTCATCAGCTATTATATATGTGGAAGGAGTTTCAGAACAATTCATCATTCCTATTATTGCAAAGGAAAAATACAATATTGATCTTACTGAGCATAATATTTCTATTGTTCCAATTCATAGCAGATTTTTTGACCCATATTTAAAACTAGTAAATGATAATAATTTAGAGATACCAGCTGCCGCCATAATAGATGGAGATTTGCACTTAACTGATGAAGAATCAAGTTTCATAGCTACTGCAAAAAAATTAGAAGTTGAAAACAGAGTAATTGTTTGTGAAGGAACAAATACTCTAGAAATAGATATTTTCCCAAATTCTGATACTAATTCAAAATATTTAGAGCAGTGTTTTATCAACTTGGGACATCCTATATCCTATCAGAATTTATTAGAAATTACAAAATCCAACAAAGATTTGTGGCAAACAGAATTACTTAAGAGGATTGATGGTACAATAAAAAAAGGAAGATTTGCCCAAGAATTGAGTCTGTTAATTGATAAAGATTTTATAGTTCCTCCATATATTGAAAGAGCTATAAAACACATAATATCATGTAAAAAACTACAATATGGATTATCTTAA
- a CDS encoding AAA family ATPase produces the protein MQLKQSQRKQVRLRLGLSGASGFGKTKSALLLAYGMTQDWNKIAVIDTENSSASLYSDLGNYNVLDLQAPYSPERYIQAIELCEKSGIEVIIIDSVSHEWNGTGGCLDIHEKLGGRFQDWANVTPRHQAFINKILQSSCHIITTTRRKIDYSLDVGSNGKTQVVKHGTKEITRDGFEYELTINFELVNENHLAKASKDRTGLFMNKPEFIITSDTGKLILNWCNSGIAETATVSNSIDSPASSQSSITSITFDPGGECLSKDGILTKIKTSNTIAELLAIYKQYPEYQEELRPQYEARKSFLIKLSNPQNFSTNGYH, from the coding sequence ATGCAATTAAAACAATCACAAAGAAAGCAAGTAAGGCTCAGATTAGGGCTTTCAGGAGCATCAGGCTTTGGAAAGACTAAATCAGCTTTATTATTAGCCTATGGAATGACACAGGATTGGAATAAAATAGCTGTTATAGATACAGAGAACTCCTCTGCTTCTCTTTATTCAGACTTAGGAAACTACAATGTACTTGACCTGCAAGCACCTTATTCTCCTGAAAGGTATATTCAGGCTATTGAACTGTGTGAGAAGTCAGGAATTGAAGTAATAATCATTGATTCTGTAAGCCATGAATGGAATGGTACTGGTGGATGCCTTGATATTCATGAGAAACTAGGTGGGAGATTTCAGGATTGGGCTAATGTCACACCAAGGCATCAAGCTTTTATCAATAAGATATTGCAGTCAAGTTGTCATATTATTACCACTACCAGGAGAAAAATAGACTATTCTTTAGATGTTGGGAGCAATGGTAAAACCCAAGTAGTAAAGCATGGAACAAAAGAGATTACCAGAGATGGTTTTGAGTATGAATTAACTATAAATTTTGAGCTAGTCAATGAAAACCATTTAGCTAAGGCAAGTAAGGACAGAACAGGCTTATTTATGAATAAACCTGAATTTATTATTACCTCTGACACAGGTAAATTAATATTGAACTGGTGTAATTCTGGAATTGCAGAAACTGCAACTGTTTCAAATAGTATTGATTCTCCTGCCAGCTCTCAAAGCTCTATCACATCTATTACTTTTGATCCTGGTGGAGAATGCTTATCTAAAGATGGTATTCTAACTAAGATTAAAACTAGTAATACCATTGCAGAGCTTTTAGCTATCTATAAACAATATCCTGAGTACCAGGAAGAATTAAGACCTCAATATGAGGCTAGAAAATCATTCTTAATCAAATTATCCAATCCTCAAAACTTTTCAACCAATGGATACCATTAA
- a CDS encoding DUF3871 family protein — MDTINKIRPATLEEAFDLKPAKSANIIELKSVNIFDSSDIDNNDGVIFSQNSIYKNKPFIEANTQEIDLYQLKNDCIIPVFSKDNEKTIAHQEFIDITQDCISKVFSHQSFMQPEIRVSHQIKGRTPDAIYKNAKDLLDHERTQYFERMAFIIRIPGITDSINGNELSLTIGGVRAYNQENLYNKKTFEKFKFFIGFQNKVCCNLCVWNDGFVDDMRVSSYQELHGKIMNTLTEYNAQQYLLEMKEFSDYYLTEHQFAQLLGRTRLYQHISKTEKQRLNIPQLTFNDSQLNTIAKDYYEDESFCKDDNGEINLWNVYNLFTQANKSSYIDTFLDRNLNAFEFNKGIQKTLNGNSDYHWFLS; from the coding sequence ATGGATACCATTAATAAAATCAGACCAGCTACATTAGAAGAGGCATTTGACCTTAAACCTGCAAAAAGTGCTAACATAATAGAGTTAAAGAGTGTAAATATATTTGATAGTAGTGACATTGATAATAATGATGGTGTAATTTTTTCTCAGAATTCTATTTATAAAAACAAACCTTTTATTGAAGCCAATACACAAGAAATTGATCTTTATCAATTAAAGAATGATTGTATCATTCCTGTATTCTCTAAGGACAATGAAAAAACCATTGCTCATCAGGAATTTATTGATATTACACAAGACTGCATTAGTAAGGTGTTTTCTCATCAATCTTTTATGCAACCTGAAATAAGAGTTTCTCATCAAATTAAAGGCAGAACTCCTGATGCTATTTACAAGAATGCAAAAGATCTATTAGATCATGAAAGAACACAGTATTTTGAGAGAATGGCTTTCATCATTAGAATTCCTGGTATAACTGACTCGATTAATGGTAATGAATTATCATTAACAATTGGTGGAGTTAGAGCCTATAATCAGGAGAATTTATACAATAAGAAGACTTTTGAAAAATTTAAGTTTTTCATTGGTTTCCAGAACAAAGTTTGCTGCAATTTATGTGTTTGGAATGATGGCTTTGTAGATGATATGAGGGTAAGCTCATACCAAGAGTTGCATGGTAAAATAATGAACACTTTAACAGAATACAATGCACAACAATATTTATTGGAAATGAAAGAGTTTTCAGATTATTACTTAACTGAACATCAGTTTGCTCAGTTATTGGGAAGAACAAGACTATATCAACATATATCTAAAACTGAAAAACAGAGATTAAATATCCCTCAATTAACCTTCAATGATAGTCAGTTGAATACAATAGCTAAAGACTACTACGAAGATGAAAGCTTTTGTAAAGATGATAATGGAGAGATTAACCTATGGAATGTATATAATCTCTTTACACAAGCTAATAAGAGTAGTTATATAGATACTTTTCTTGACAGGAATTTGAACGCTTTTGAATTTAACAAAGGTATTCAGAAAACACTCAATGGTAATTCTGATTATCATTGGTTTTTGAGTTAG
- a CDS encoding UvrD-helicase domain-containing protein, with product MDYLNEIQKQAVYEYNNGLIVSASPGTGKTKTLVARANKKLTNLPKHKKLALITYTNAAADEIASRLDYTENDVFIGTIHRFCLEYILRPFSWIYKWDKPRIASYSDFKEFLEINKLSTIQLEDLNKIKKNLDGSLIIPTEWLHKITFEELSRIYYDFLKQRKLIDFNEILFRSYIIISKNLFTAKSVSNIFMEISVDEFQDTNIFQYEILKKIKNNGDTSFFIVGDEKQKIYSFAGALNETFTIAKKDFGYEILDLNYTYRSTKKIVTGYSKLFSDHPTLINSSKYKDIPFDIRFHQTKKDDNNLYIKQIIDSLIKAKAQVGNIAILTTSWFDAYNIGSYLREYFNIIGLGALPHSNISNTVFAILKTLSRYSVDSSIRNLKIIKRNIELLILEKNIDFNEKEIVFATNKLISQFQKININTGLKESLLQYQNIISLIFKIDVPEVDEILTIVNDDEALNWNFKKYIETLSGINGITINTIHQAKGLEYDFVILNGINENRIPYQRCIDHVKYIYEELTDESIQNGRTLLYVGMSRAKIGLFILHNWKPSMFISQIKL from the coding sequence ATGGATTATCTTAATGAGATTCAAAAGCAAGCAGTCTATGAGTATAATAATGGCTTAATTGTAAGTGCTTCACCAGGAACAGGCAAAACAAAAACATTAGTAGCCAGAGCAAATAAAAAACTTACAAATCTGCCTAAACATAAAAAATTAGCATTAATAACATATACAAATGCAGCAGCTGATGAAATTGCATCAAGGTTAGACTATACAGAAAATGATGTATTTATTGGAACTATTCATAGATTTTGTTTAGAATATATTTTAAGACCTTTTTCATGGATATATAAATGGGACAAACCCAGGATTGCATCCTATAGTGATTTTAAAGAATTTTTAGAAATCAATAAATTATCTACAATTCAACTTGAAGACCTAAACAAAATAAAAAAAAATCTTGATGGCTCTTTAATAATCCCAACTGAATGGCTCCACAAAATTACATTTGAAGAATTATCAAGAATATATTATGATTTTCTTAAACAAAGAAAGCTTATTGATTTCAATGAAATACTATTTCGTTCCTATATTATTATTTCAAAGAACTTATTTACTGCTAAATCAGTATCTAATATTTTCATGGAAATTTCTGTAGATGAATTTCAGGATACAAATATTTTCCAATATGAAATTTTAAAAAAAATAAAAAATAATGGGGATACATCGTTTTTTATTGTAGGAGATGAAAAACAAAAAATTTATAGTTTTGCAGGGGCTTTAAATGAAACATTCACTATTGCTAAAAAGGATTTTGGTTATGAAATCCTTGATTTAAACTATACTTATAGATCAACTAAAAAGATTGTAACAGGGTATTCAAAATTGTTTTCAGATCATCCAACTTTAATAAACTCATCAAAATATAAAGATATTCCCTTCGATATCAGATTTCATCAAACTAAAAAGGATGACAATAATCTTTATATTAAACAAATTATTGATAGTCTGATAAAAGCCAAAGCACAAGTTGGTAATATTGCAATCTTAACAACATCTTGGTTTGACGCCTATAATATTGGAAGCTACTTAAGAGAGTATTTCAACATTATTGGATTAGGTGCATTACCACATTCTAATATATCTAACACTGTATTTGCTATCTTAAAAACTTTAAGTAGATATTCAGTAGATTCCTCGATTAGGAACTTAAAAATTATAAAAAGAAATATTGAACTTTTAATCTTAGAAAAGAACATTGATTTCAATGAAAAAGAAATTGTGTTTGCAACAAATAAATTAATAAGTCAATTTCAAAAAATTAATATAAATACAGGATTAAAAGAATCATTATTACAATATCAAAATATAATATCTCTGATTTTTAAGATTGATGTTCCTGAAGTAGATGAGATCTTGACAATAGTAAATGATGACGAAGCTTTAAATTGGAACTTTAAAAAGTATATAGAAACATTATCTGGCATTAATGGTATAACTATAAACACTATACACCAGGCTAAAGGGCTTGAATATGATTTTGTAATATTAAATGGCATAAATGAAAATAGAATACCATACCAAAGATGTATAGATCATGTAAAATATATTTATGAGGAATTAACAGATGAATCTATTCAAAATGGAAGAACTCTATTATACGTTGGTATGAGTAGAGCAAAAATTGGTTTATTTATTCTACACAATTGGAAGCCTTCAATGTTTATTAGTCAGATTAAATTGTAA
- a CDS encoding AAA family ATPase has protein sequence MEKLVIKNVGPIEYVDIHLSRVNIFMGPQSSGKSTIAKIISYCQWVEKRFLIDEKYDYDVKEQLLEFHRLGKNYFTKESYFEYSSDFLIISYSGENLTQRITKKNTRKAYKKTKNIYIPSERNFVSAIPNLSKYKETNDNIMSFVYDWYSAKRSFTNRNSLSILNLGIKYYNNIDADQDLLKLSNNKEILLQEGSSGIQSILPLILIVEHLSKEIYKTNNSVSVRELDSIQSNIVKLLEKYKVDNIDIKDYNLDPDFLKFLTKYSMKNIVNYHKTQFIIEEPEQNLFPTTQRDLINYLFKTIVNNSKKHSLIITTHSPYILYSINNCLMGYNIKGELEKDEINSFKSTKSWINPDDVSIYEVKEGKLMSVKDKRTKTVTKHYFNEITKDIMDEYYNMLSFFTYEG, from the coding sequence ATGGAAAAATTAGTTATTAAAAATGTTGGCCCCATTGAATATGTTGATATTCATTTATCAAGAGTTAATATATTTATGGGACCACAAAGTAGTGGGAAAAGTACAATTGCTAAAATTATTAGCTATTGTCAATGGGTTGAGAAGAGATTTTTAATTGATGAAAAATATGACTATGATGTAAAAGAACAACTTTTGGAATTCCATAGATTGGGGAAAAATTATTTTACTAAAGAATCATATTTTGAATATAGTAGTGATTTTTTGATTATATCATATTCAGGAGAGAATTTGACACAGAGAATCACAAAAAAGAACACAAGAAAAGCATATAAGAAAACTAAAAATATTTATATACCTTCCGAAAGAAATTTTGTTTCTGCAATTCCTAATTTAAGCAAATATAAAGAAACAAATGATAATATAATGAGCTTTGTATATGATTGGTATTCAGCGAAAAGGTCATTCACAAATAGAAATAGCCTTTCTATTTTAAATCTTGGGATTAAATACTATAACAATATTGATGCAGACCAAGACTTATTAAAACTATCAAATAACAAAGAAATATTATTACAAGAAGGTTCAAGTGGAATACAATCAATACTACCATTAATTCTCATTGTAGAACATTTATCAAAAGAAATTTACAAAACTAACAATTCTGTTTCTGTTAGAGAACTAGATTCTATTCAATCTAATATTGTGAAACTTTTAGAGAAATATAAAGTGGATAATATTGATATAAAAGATTATAATTTGGATCCTGATTTTCTTAAATTTCTTACTAAGTATAGTATGAAAAATATCGTAAATTATCATAAAACGCAATTTATAATCGAAGAACCTGAACAAAATCTTTTTCCAACAACTCAAAGAGATTTAATCAATTATTTATTTAAAACAATTGTTAATAATAGTAAAAAACACTCTTTGATTATCACAACTCATAGCCCATATATATTATATTCTATTAATAATTGTTTAATGGGATATAATATAAAAGGCGAACTTGAAAAGGATGAGATAAATTCATTTAAAAGTACAAAGTCTTGGATTAATCCTGATGATGTTTCAATATATGAAGTAAAAGAAGGAAAGTTGATGTCGGTTAAAGATAAGAGAACAAAAACTGTCACTAAGCACTATTTCAATGAAATAACAAAAGACATTATGGATGAATATTATAATATGTTAAGTTTCTTTACTTATGAAGGATAA